A window of the Virgibacillus pantothenticus genome harbors these coding sequences:
- a CDS encoding sporulation protein, translating into MFKKFFNSIGIGSAKVDAKIETEDFVPGEMIEGVLEVEGGNSEQQIDQIYVSLLTNHTMEINDKESDNHRHTIQRFKLTDGFIIKAEESKSIPFRFQLPAKTPATLGKTKVWLETGMDIKKALDPRDSDYIQVDPHPLVDAFLDAADSLGFELKDVKCELTPQSSKLKDEFPIIQEFEFKPKAKKYKRKLDELEAAFFVYESEVVAIVEVDRKMRNEDSFLVEFFNLDESNVVIRYGFDNVGDLPEKLEALIEENLS; encoded by the coding sequence ATGTTTAAGAAATTTTTCAATTCCATCGGTATTGGTTCAGCAAAAGTTGACGCAAAAATAGAAACAGAAGATTTTGTACCTGGAGAAATGATTGAAGGGGTTTTGGAAGTAGAGGGAGGAAATTCGGAACAGCAAATAGATCAAATCTATGTGAGCTTATTAACTAATCACACAATGGAAATCAATGATAAGGAAAGCGATAATCATCGACACACCATTCAACGCTTCAAGCTCACTGACGGTTTTATAATCAAGGCTGAAGAGTCTAAATCCATTCCATTCCGTTTCCAACTGCCTGCAAAAACACCAGCAACTCTTGGGAAAACAAAAGTATGGCTGGAGACAGGCATGGATATAAAAAAAGCATTGGACCCAAGAGATAGCGATTACATACAAGTCGATCCTCATCCATTAGTGGATGCCTTTCTTGACGCTGCGGATAGCCTGGGGTTTGAATTAAAAGATGTGAAATGTGAGCTCACTCCACAATCATCTAAGTTAAAAGATGAATTTCCAATTATTCAAGAATTTGAGTTTAAGCCTAAAGCTAAAAAATATAAACGTAAATTAGATGAATTGGAAGCTGCATTTTTCGTCTATGAGTCTGAGGTTGTAGCTATTGTTGAGGTGGATCGAAAAATGCGAAACGAAGATAGTTTTCTAGTAGAATTTTTCAATTTAGATGAGAGCAATGTCGTTATTCGCTACGGATTTGATAATGTTGGTGATTTGCCTGAGAAACTAGAAGCTTTAATTGAAGAAAACCTATCGTAA
- a CDS encoding SIS domain-containing protein: MNTKKEIVRYLNYLTDTWKAVEENEVDNIEQAADLIFQSCKNGGRFYVFGSGHSHMVAEEIYIRAGGLAYVKGMLPPELMLHEMPNKSTYLERLDGYAKSMLNLYKVDDKDTLMVVSNSGRNNVPVEMCLEAKKINANVIALTSMDHSTNVSSRHSSNKKMYEIADVTIDNHAPKGDAAYMMDGIDTGLGPTSDFTSIGIAQAIIIGVIYKLKEAGLDVPVFKSSNLDGADKYNDKLFDKYYGYWK; the protein is encoded by the coding sequence ATGAACACAAAAAAAGAAATCGTCCGTTATCTTAATTATTTAACAGACACATGGAAAGCTGTAGAAGAAAATGAGGTTGATAATATAGAACAAGCAGCAGACCTCATCTTCCAAAGTTGTAAAAATGGAGGCCGATTTTATGTGTTTGGCTCAGGTCATTCCCATATGGTAGCTGAGGAAATATACATTCGAGCTGGCGGATTAGCGTATGTAAAAGGTATGCTGCCTCCGGAATTAATGTTACATGAGATGCCGAATAAAAGTACGTATTTAGAAAGACTGGATGGATACGCAAAAAGTATGTTGAACTTATACAAAGTGGATGACAAAGATACATTAATGGTTGTCTCAAATTCTGGCAGAAATAATGTTCCTGTAGAAATGTGTTTAGAAGCAAAAAAAATAAACGCCAATGTAATTGCTCTAACGTCCATGGATCATTCGACAAATGTCTCTTCCAGACATTCTTCAAATAAAAAAATGTACGAGATTGCAGATGTAACCATCGATAATCACGCTCCTAAAGGTGATGCAGCATACATGATGGATGGAATTGATACAGGATTAGGACCAACCTCTGATTTCACAAGCATTGGGATTGCTCAAGCAATCATTATAGGAGTTATTTACAAGTTGAAAGAAGCTGGTTTAGATGTACCTGTTTTTAAAAGCTCAAACTTAGATGGTGCCGATAAATATAATGACAAATTATTTGATAAATACTATGGATATTGGAAATAG
- a CDS encoding GntR family transcriptional regulator — MEANLAKYQIVKQYILDQIEKRIYQPHQLIESELELAEKLHVSRITVRKALEELVNDKVLSKKKGVGTFVNPLPKYLGFKPGIGFTSEAKNRGLTPSTKLLRLAKVAAEEEQAVDMQINVGDPLWLVERIRYANNVAVSYELEYFDYHLVEELTEDICRHSIYEHLKEKGIEYEYVDQRISAIMADESFSKHLNIPIGSPLIDIKNIAYLKNGKPFNLGFALYQTNSFHLMHTVYR, encoded by the coding sequence ATGGAAGCCAATTTAGCTAAATATCAAATAGTAAAACAGTATATTTTAGATCAAATTGAAAAAAGAATTTACCAGCCCCATCAGTTAATTGAATCTGAATTAGAATTAGCTGAAAAGCTTCATGTTTCTAGAATAACAGTGAGAAAAGCATTGGAAGAATTAGTAAATGATAAAGTGCTATCTAAGAAAAAAGGGGTAGGAACATTTGTAAACCCTCTCCCAAAGTATTTAGGATTTAAGCCAGGAATAGGCTTTACTTCTGAAGCAAAGAATAGAGGGTTAACACCTTCAACTAAGTTATTGCGACTTGCTAAAGTAGCTGCTGAAGAAGAGCAAGCTGTGGATATGCAAATTAATGTAGGTGATCCGTTATGGCTTGTTGAACGAATTCGCTATGCGAATAATGTAGCAGTGTCTTACGAATTAGAGTACTTTGATTACCACTTAGTTGAAGAGTTAACAGAAGACATTTGTAGGCATTCCATTTATGAACACCTAAAAGAAAAAGGAATTGAATACGAATATGTCGATCAAAGGATTTCAGCTATAATGGCTGATGAGTCATTCTCTAAACATTTAAACATTCCGATTGGTTCACCACTTATAGACATAAAAAATATTGCGTATCTAAAAAATGGAAAACCCTTTAATCTTGGCTTCGCATTGTACCAAACAAATTCATTTCATCTAATGCATACCGTATACCGCTAA
- a CDS encoding sodium/glutamate symporter, with protein METFTIWSLMIDFSIISGLLLVGTILRAKVKWIQALFLPASMLAGFIGLAFGPSGWNLLPFSKQLGAYPSLLIAVIFAAIPIGAAKVHLSEVFQRVRNMFSYSVILILSMWGAGALFGILFLSPLFSDLPSGFGLILGAGFVGGHGTAAAVGEGFAHAGWKEAEDLAMTSATVGILVAVIGGLFLVKRSTEKGKTKFITSFKDLPSELQSGLIPKHKRSYMGVETVSPNSIDPLVLHVAVIAFVIGVAYWITNLLSDLIPAVSFPLFSIAFVVGLLFQSLSRKVKADDYIDQRVMERIGGTATDFLVAIGIASINLNVVMDYALPLIILFAFGILWAYILFRFVGPNIFKDFWLEKSIFGWGWSTGTVAMGLALLRIVDPELKSKTPEDYALAYIGVAPAEIAVITFTPILFAAGLTWVIPLVLLLGTAIIIGIYKYTGWWGARKNNIDEYNMPS; from the coding sequence TTGGAAACATTCACAATTTGGTCATTAATGATCGATTTTAGTATTATTTCTGGGTTACTTTTGGTAGGAACCATTTTACGAGCGAAAGTGAAATGGATTCAAGCCTTATTCTTACCTGCCAGTATGTTAGCAGGATTTATTGGACTTGCTTTTGGACCAAGCGGGTGGAATCTGCTGCCTTTTTCGAAACAACTCGGCGCCTATCCTAGTCTGTTAATTGCAGTGATTTTTGCTGCCATTCCAATCGGGGCAGCAAAGGTACATTTATCAGAAGTGTTTCAACGCGTTCGAAATATGTTCTCCTATTCCGTGATCCTCATCTTATCGATGTGGGGAGCAGGAGCATTATTCGGAATACTCTTTTTAAGCCCATTATTTTCTGACTTGCCTAGCGGATTTGGTTTAATATTAGGAGCGGGCTTCGTCGGTGGTCACGGGACAGCAGCAGCAGTGGGGGAAGGCTTCGCTCATGCTGGCTGGAAAGAGGCAGAGGATCTTGCCATGACCTCAGCTACAGTTGGTATTCTAGTTGCTGTAATAGGGGGATTGTTTCTCGTCAAGCGCAGTACAGAAAAAGGAAAAACCAAATTTATCACCAGCTTTAAAGATCTTCCAAGTGAATTACAATCGGGGCTAATCCCAAAGCATAAGCGTTCCTATATGGGAGTCGAAACTGTTTCTCCCAATTCCATCGATCCGTTGGTGCTTCATGTAGCTGTTATAGCGTTTGTCATTGGAGTAGCTTATTGGATTACGAACTTACTATCTGATTTAATTCCAGCAGTATCTTTTCCATTATTCAGTATTGCTTTTGTCGTCGGTCTTTTATTTCAATCGCTTAGCCGCAAAGTAAAAGCAGATGATTATATTGATCAACGAGTCATGGAGCGAATCGGCGGAACAGCTACTGATTTCCTCGTAGCTATTGGTATAGCATCCATTAATCTTAATGTCGTTATGGATTATGCTCTACCACTTATTATTCTGTTTGCATTCGGGATCTTGTGGGCATATATTTTATTCCGTTTTGTTGGTCCCAATATATTTAAAGATTTTTGGTTAGAAAAATCTATTTTTGGCTGGGGATGGAGCACAGGTACTGTTGCCATGGGACTTGCTCTTTTGCGCATTGTTGATCCTGAGCTCAAAAGTAAAACTCCGGAGGATTATGCACTGGCTTATATCGGTGTCGCGCCGGCTGAAATCGCCGTTATCACCTTTACTCCAATTCTGTTTGCCGCCGGGCTCACGTGGGTCATTCCGCTTGTTCTTTTACTCGGCACCGCCATCATTATCGGAATTTACAAATATACAGGTTGGTGGGGAGCTAGAAAAAACAATATCGATGAATATAATATGCCGAGCTAA
- a CDS encoding acyl-CoA thioesterase, protein MHAKRSKDTRIIQNDQVLINDLNNYHTLFGGVLMKKLDACATLSARRHARVKECVTASTDSVNFNSPIRQSDSVCIESFVAYTGKSSMEIFCKVIAEDMITAERRIAATAFLTFVALDENKKPIEVPKVIPESEEEKFLYETGEERAKIRRLKRQQNKDLVAKLSIKKPWDE, encoded by the coding sequence ATGCATGCAAAAAGAAGTAAAGATACGCGGATCATTCAAAATGATCAAGTATTAATTAACGATTTAAACAATTACCACACCTTATTCGGCGGAGTGTTAATGAAAAAGCTGGATGCATGTGCCACCTTGTCAGCGAGGAGACATGCAAGAGTGAAAGAATGCGTCACCGCATCTACTGATTCGGTTAATTTCAACTCGCCAATACGGCAAAGTGATTCTGTTTGTATTGAATCCTTTGTAGCTTATACAGGAAAAAGCTCCATGGAAATCTTCTGTAAAGTTATTGCCGAAGATATGATTACAGCTGAACGCCGAATAGCAGCAACAGCCTTTTTAACTTTTGTTGCTCTGGATGAAAATAAAAAGCCGATCGAAGTTCCAAAAGTAATTCCAGAATCTGAAGAAGAGAAATTTCTTTATGAGACTGGAGAAGAAAGAGCTAAAATCCGTAGATTGAAACGACAACAAAATAAGGATTTAGTTGCCAAGCTTTCAATTAAAAAACCTTGGGATGAATAA
- a CDS encoding LysR family transcriptional regulator, whose amino-acid sequence MEIKHIQYFIEVTETGSFTQAANRLYITQPAISRIIKSLEDELGFTLFIRSRKKLVLTEEGQVVYQHAKNIEEQYQMLLADLDQFQQLKKGHMRIGLPSITNAFFFSQLIASFHHKYPEITFQLEEDGSKRIEEKVHQEELDFGVVVLPTTQEGFASHVFIHEGLKLIVPVSHRFAQRKSITLNNLENEAFIMFNQDFSLRESIVKACEDAGFKPKIILETSQLDFIEEMVASNIGITFLPDSTCQELTREVTAVAIANPTIEWKLALIWKQDSHLSYVMKEFIRFAEEKLQHQ is encoded by the coding sequence GTGGAGATCAAACATATACAGTACTTTATCGAAGTAACGGAAACGGGGAGCTTTACACAGGCTGCCAATCGATTATATATTACGCAGCCTGCGATTAGTCGGATTATTAAATCACTTGAAGACGAGCTTGGGTTTACATTGTTTATTCGTTCCAGGAAGAAGCTCGTGTTAACAGAGGAAGGTCAGGTTGTCTATCAGCATGCAAAAAACATAGAAGAGCAATATCAGATGCTGTTAGCAGATTTGGACCAATTTCAGCAATTGAAAAAGGGGCATATGCGAATAGGTCTTCCATCGATTACGAACGCATTTTTCTTTTCGCAATTGATTGCTTCCTTTCATCATAAATACCCAGAGATAACTTTTCAGCTAGAAGAGGATGGCTCTAAAAGAATTGAAGAAAAAGTTCATCAAGAAGAACTGGACTTTGGAGTTGTCGTTTTACCGACGACACAGGAAGGTTTTGCTTCTCATGTTTTTATACATGAAGGATTAAAGCTGATTGTTCCGGTAAGTCATCGCTTCGCGCAGCGAAAAAGTATCACGCTAAATAACCTGGAGAACGAGGCATTTATTATGTTTAATCAAGATTTTTCATTACGTGAAAGTATTGTCAAGGCATGCGAAGATGCGGGATTTAAGCCAAAGATCATTTTGGAAACGTCCCAGCTTGATTTCATTGAAGAAATGGTTGCTTCAAATATTGGGATTACTTTCCTTCCAGATAGCACATGTCAGGAGTTAACCCGGGAAGTGACAGCTGTTGCTATTGCAAACCCGACCATTGAGTGGAAGCTAGCTTTAATTTGGAAACAGGATTCGCATCTGTCTTATGTGATGAAGGAATTTATCCGGTTTGCAGAAGAAAAATTACAACACCAATAA
- a CDS encoding cytochrome c biogenesis CcdA family protein, with protein MLSFLSPCTLPIFPAYLSYITGMSVKELETNNHVKIRSKLLIHAIFFLLGVSLIFISLGIGVSFLGQWIQGLLAGESGDFIQRIAGIFIIVMGLFVGGWLKITSFMKEKRFRFTTKPVGYLGTVFVGMGFAAGWTPCIGPIFASILVVAAANPTQGAWYTIFYVIGFALPFLILTFFLGSTRWIVKYSGIIMKVGGVVMIIMGIFLFAGLMPRISAFLLNLVQDTWLTNLG; from the coding sequence ATGTTATCTTTCCTTTCCCCTTGTACCTTACCCATTTTTCCGGCTTATTTATCTTACATAACCGGAATGAGTGTAAAAGAACTAGAAACAAATAACCATGTAAAAATCAGAAGTAAGCTACTTATTCATGCGATTTTCTTTTTGCTTGGGGTATCACTAATCTTCATTAGCCTTGGTATTGGTGTTTCCTTTTTAGGACAATGGATTCAAGGTCTCTTGGCTGGGGAATCCGGAGATTTCATTCAGCGAATTGCCGGTATTTTTATTATTGTGATGGGATTATTCGTCGGTGGCTGGTTAAAAATCACTTCATTTATGAAAGAGAAACGCTTTCGCTTTACCACAAAACCAGTCGGCTATTTAGGAACTGTTTTTGTCGGAATGGGATTTGCAGCAGGATGGACACCCTGTATTGGACCTATTTTCGCTTCCATTTTAGTAGTTGCGGCAGCTAACCCGACACAAGGCGCCTGGTACACTATATTTTATGTGATCGGCTTTGCACTTCCTTTTCTCATACTTACTTTCTTTCTCGGCTCTACAAGATGGATCGTCAAATATAGTGGGATTATTATGAAGGTAGGCGGCGTCGTTATGATTATCATGGGGATTTTTTTATTCGCTGGTCTTATGCCACGGATATCGGCATTTTTATTAAATCTTGTTCAAGATACATGGTTAACAAACTTAGGTTAG
- a CDS encoding peroxiredoxin family protein codes for MKKAILIIIIIGMFSWALYDFVFSSNKTAQEADAPPAGNQITSQENQTSEVEKTGDSSEVGLEVGNLAPDFKLPTLDGELIQLSELRGKRVMVNFWATWCPPCRAEMPDMQKFHENKDINILAVNLTETEGDLMNIQNFVSEYELTFPILKDENTEVANRYQIQPIPSTFMIDSNGIIQYKAFGAMNYDLMVQEFEKME; via the coding sequence ATGAAAAAAGCAATTCTGATTATTATTATCATCGGAATGTTCTCTTGGGCGTTGTACGATTTTGTGTTTTCATCCAATAAAACAGCACAAGAAGCAGATGCGCCTCCTGCTGGAAATCAAATCACATCCCAAGAAAACCAAACGAGTGAAGTAGAAAAAACAGGAGATTCCAGTGAAGTTGGTTTAGAAGTCGGTAATCTCGCTCCCGATTTCAAATTACCTACGTTAGACGGGGAGCTCATCCAGCTATCTGAATTACGCGGCAAACGAGTAATGGTTAACTTCTGGGCTACGTGGTGCCCTCCGTGCCGAGCAGAAATGCCAGATATGCAAAAATTCCATGAAAATAAAGATATAAATATTTTAGCTGTTAACTTAACTGAAACAGAAGGCGACTTAATGAACATCCAAAATTTCGTCAGTGAATACGAGCTTACTTTCCCGATCTTAAAAGATGAGAACACTGAAGTAGCAAATAGGTACCAAATTCAGCCGATTCCGTCGACTTTCATGATTGACAGTAACGGCATCATCCAGTACAAAGCCTTTGGCGCTATGAATTATGACTTAATGGTACAGGAATTTGAAAAAATGGAATAA
- a CDS encoding response regulator transcription factor — MKQTIMVVEDDKMIRNLVRIYLEKNGYEVVEAADGEEAKSVFLKHLPCLIILDLMLPRLSGEAFCHWVKQQENGEVSIIMLSAKTSIEDKIAGLKIGADDYMTKPFDPNELVAHVEAVLRRTGHFCQKIVRDGLCIKPRKGEVLLHNKPIQLTKFEFNLLYLFMQHPNIVLSREQLVTELYPHSESMVMDRTIDAHIKKLREKIEEAPAKPKRIQTVRGMGYKFVQTTT; from the coding sequence ATGAAACAAACAATTATGGTCGTTGAAGATGATAAAATGATACGCAACCTAGTGCGTATTTATTTAGAAAAAAATGGATACGAAGTGGTCGAAGCAGCCGATGGAGAGGAAGCAAAATCCGTATTTTTAAAACATCTTCCGTGTCTGATCATCCTTGATTTAATGCTCCCAAGGTTAAGCGGAGAAGCGTTCTGCCATTGGGTGAAACAACAGGAAAACGGCGAAGTTTCTATTATCATGCTCTCTGCTAAGACAAGCATTGAAGATAAAATAGCTGGACTAAAAATTGGAGCAGATGATTATATGACAAAGCCGTTCGATCCAAATGAACTCGTAGCACATGTGGAGGCTGTTTTGCGGCGAACTGGTCATTTCTGTCAGAAGATTGTCCGGGATGGCCTTTGTATAAAACCACGAAAAGGGGAAGTCTTGCTCCATAATAAGCCCATTCAGCTTACAAAATTTGAATTTAATCTGCTTTATCTGTTCATGCAACATCCGAATATCGTTTTATCGCGAGAGCAACTTGTAACAGAGCTCTACCCTCATTCGGAAAGCATGGTTATGGATCGAACGATTGATGCCCATATAAAGAAATTGCGGGAAAAAATTGAAGAAGCACCTGCTAAGCCAAAACGAATTCAAACTGTTCGTGGAATGGGGTATAAATTTGTCCAAACTACAACCTAA
- a CDS encoding sensor histidine kinase: protein MIAIVVASILYFYLSKRLLNPIRELMEATQLLKNGEYPDLIPVSRNDEIGQLVQQYNQLIAQLNRNEVDRKKLVSDISHEFRTPLSNLNGYLSALKSGDIQGDQELFVALYQESQRLTSMLHQFDQLKQWDYTTSNSYNHKEIQAVKPLLEQCVSMFRWTLKQAGIQLELQVETADVYVHTEGIQQVISNLLDNAIQYYKGKGPIRITGQKQNNGYYIGVSGPSEPIPDREKERIFQRFYRLESSRSRDTGGAGLGLAITKEIIDQHGGSIQVETTAIENTFWVWLPCQ from the coding sequence ATGATCGCCATCGTTGTTGCCTCGATTTTATATTTTTATTTATCGAAACGACTACTAAATCCAATTCGGGAGTTAATGGAAGCAACGCAATTGCTAAAAAATGGAGAATATCCCGACCTTATCCCTGTTTCCAGAAATGATGAAATTGGTCAGCTTGTACAGCAATATAACCAATTGATTGCCCAGCTCAATCGTAATGAGGTAGATCGAAAAAAACTCGTTTCCGATATTTCACATGAGTTTCGTACACCACTGTCCAATCTTAACGGGTACCTGTCTGCATTGAAATCAGGTGATATTCAAGGTGATCAGGAGTTATTTGTAGCACTTTATCAAGAATCACAACGACTCACTTCGATGCTCCATCAGTTTGATCAACTAAAGCAATGGGACTACACCACTTCAAACTCATATAACCATAAAGAAATACAGGCGGTAAAACCACTTCTGGAGCAGTGCGTTTCTATGTTCCGCTGGACGCTAAAGCAAGCAGGTATCCAATTGGAATTACAAGTGGAAACAGCAGATGTATATGTCCACACAGAAGGAATACAACAAGTCATAAGTAACCTCTTAGACAATGCGATTCAATACTATAAGGGAAAAGGACCTATTCGCATTACGGGACAAAAACAAAATAACGGCTATTATATTGGTGTTTCCGGACCTAGTGAACCAATACCAGACCGAGAAAAAGAAAGGATTTTCCAACGGTTTTATCGTCTTGAGTCATCCCGCAGTAGAGATACAGGCGGAGCTGGATTAGGACTTGCTATTACGAAGGAGATCATAGACCAACATGGTGGGAGTATTCAGGTGGAAACAACAGCAATAGAAAATACCTTTTGGGTCTGGTTACCTTGTCAGTAG
- a CDS encoding metal-sensitive transcriptional regulator produces MEYDAKIINRMKRVEGQIRGLQRMMEQKKDCRDVVAQMSAARNAIDRTAALIVSQNLERCIREEQEKGGNTDELIQEAVQLLVKSR; encoded by the coding sequence TTGGAATATGATGCAAAAATTATTAATCGAATGAAGCGTGTAGAAGGGCAAATTAGAGGCCTACAACGAATGATGGAGCAAAAAAAAGATTGCCGTGATGTTGTGGCGCAAATGTCTGCTGCTAGAAATGCGATTGATCGAACAGCAGCATTAATCGTCAGTCAAAATTTAGAGCGCTGTATACGAGAAGAACAAGAAAAGGGCGGTAACACCGACGAGCTGATTCAAGAAGCAGTACAGCTATTAGTTAAAAGTCGATAG
- a CDS encoding hemolysin family protein → MIIAIIALLFVSFFFSGSETALTAANKMKLQTKANHEDKRANKLLRLVSKPEQFITSILIGNNIANIILPTLVTIVAMDYGVNVGLASAILTVTIIIFAEVIPKSVAAAFPDRMAYIVYPVIRAVVFVFRPLTMLLNAITGLIIKLLSKGQETSASVSRDEIRAMVDIARTEGIFKQDESHRIKGVIEFSNLNVKDALKTPRVDIVALSSDSDFEEVRNIAIQNPFTRYPIYEEDIDTIIGVFHSKYLLSWSMDPDKALESFSDMNPLIVFEFHSVDWVFRKMIQEKKHMAIVIDEYGGTEGIITHEDIIELLIGLEIEDETDRGNEPLVEKVTDTEIICNGKISLHRLNTIFHTNIIDEEDVLAGYLLKKMNRFPNEGEELQEGSLTYRILEVDERMIKRVQIEKHKEKADESQK, encoded by the coding sequence GTGATCATTGCGATCATTGCTTTATTATTCGTATCTTTTTTCTTCTCCGGTAGTGAAACAGCTTTAACTGCCGCGAATAAGATGAAATTACAAACAAAAGCGAATCATGAAGATAAGCGAGCTAACAAATTACTTCGATTAGTATCAAAGCCCGAGCAATTCATTACATCGATATTAATTGGAAATAACATTGCTAATATTATTTTGCCCACGTTAGTTACGATCGTTGCTATGGATTATGGTGTGAATGTGGGGCTAGCTTCCGCGATATTGACGGTTACAATCATTATTTTTGCAGAGGTGATACCGAAGTCTGTCGCTGCCGCATTTCCTGATCGCATGGCATATATTGTGTACCCTGTAATTCGTGCTGTCGTATTTGTTTTTCGACCGCTAACGATGTTATTAAATGCGATAACGGGTTTAATTATTAAACTTTTATCAAAAGGTCAAGAAACGAGTGCTTCTGTATCTCGAGATGAAATCCGGGCAATGGTTGATATTGCGCGCACAGAGGGAATATTCAAACAGGATGAGTCACATCGGATTAAGGGTGTCATTGAATTTAGTAATTTGAATGTCAAGGATGCATTAAAAACCCCTAGGGTGGATATTGTAGCTCTTTCCAGCGATTCGGATTTTGAAGAAGTACGGAACATAGCAATTCAAAACCCATTTACACGATATCCCATTTACGAGGAGGATATTGATACTATTATTGGTGTCTTCCATTCAAAATATTTATTGTCCTGGTCAATGGATCCGGATAAAGCACTCGAGTCATTTAGTGATATGAATCCGTTGATTGTGTTTGAATTTCATTCGGTTGATTGGGTTTTTCGCAAAATGATTCAGGAAAAAAAGCATATGGCCATTGTTATAGATGAATACGGTGGGACAGAAGGTATTATTACTCATGAAGATATTATTGAACTGCTAATTGGCTTAGAGATAGAGGACGAAACAGATAGAGGCAATGAACCGCTTGTAGAAAAAGTGACTGATACGGAGATTATTTGTAATGGAAAGATTTCATTACATCGGTTAAATACTATTTTTCATACGAACATCATCGATGAAGAGGATGTATTGGCTGGTTACCTGTTAAAAAAGATGAACCGCTTTCCTAATGAAGGCGAAGAACTGCAAGAAGGCAGCCTAACGTATCGTATTTTAGAAGTAGACGAGCGCATGATTAAACGTGTACAAATAGAGAAGCATAAGGAAAAAGCAGATGAAAGCCAAAAATAA
- a CDS encoding YkvI family membrane protein, translated as MKKILQIASAFIGIIVGAGFASGQEILQYFTSFGYIGTIGVIISTALFTYLGMMLTRLGSQTRTTSHRDVIYFISGRYLGAIVDYIIVFTLFGVGVVMLAGAGSIFNQQFGLPSFVGIAIMTILVILTVMLDIHRVVQIIASIAPFLIITVMLISIYSLVTMDRSFVNMEPIALEQTSAVSNWMLSAINYVSYNIALGASMALVMGGAEADKRKATIGGLLGGLGIGILILFNHLAIFANMKLVDGFEMPILKIADEISPALGMIYSIILFGMVFNTAVSMFFSFSARFKPNGTPQFRRFSVITILIAFAMSFVGFTKLVSFFYPFIGYMGLFLIVVLIIAPFRLKSSLQQ; from the coding sequence ATGAAGAAAATATTACAAATAGCCAGTGCATTTATTGGCATTATTGTGGGGGCAGGATTTGCTTCTGGACAAGAAATATTACAATACTTTACTAGTTTTGGTTATATTGGAACAATAGGAGTAATCATTTCAACTGCTCTATTTACTTATTTGGGGATGATGTTAACCCGATTAGGTAGCCAAACCCGAACCACCTCTCACCGCGATGTGATTTACTTCATTAGCGGAAGGTATCTAGGCGCCATCGTTGATTACATTATCGTGTTTACGTTATTTGGTGTTGGTGTTGTAATGCTCGCTGGGGCCGGCTCTATATTCAACCAGCAATTCGGCCTTCCGTCTTTTGTCGGTATTGCTATCATGACGATTCTTGTGATCCTTACGGTTATGCTCGATATTCATCGTGTAGTACAGATCATTGCCAGTATTGCTCCCTTTTTGATTATAACAGTTATGCTTATTTCTATTTATAGCTTAGTAACCATGGACCGTTCATTTGTTAACATGGAGCCTATCGCCTTAGAACAAACTTCTGCGGTATCCAACTGGATGCTTTCTGCAATCAATTATGTTTCTTACAATATTGCATTAGGTGCGTCGATGGCCCTTGTAATGGGAGGAGCTGAAGCGGACAAACGAAAGGCTACCATTGGTGGATTGTTAGGAGGTTTGGGGATTGGAATATTAATTCTGTTTAACCACCTCGCTATCTTTGCAAATATGAAGCTAGTGGACGGATTTGAAATGCCGATTTTAAAAATCGCTGACGAAATATCCCCTGCTTTAGGAATGATCTACTCCATTATTCTATTTGGGATGGTTTTCAATACTGCGGTTAGTATGTTTTTCTCTTTTAGTGCTCGCTTTAAACCAAACGGAACACCACAATTTAGACGCTTTAGCGTCATTACGATTTTGATTGCCTTTGCAATGAGCTTTGTAGGGTTCACTAAATTAGTATCGTTTTTCTATCCTTTCATTGGGTACATGGGCTTGTTTCTAATTGTCGTTTTGATCATTGCGCCATTTCGACTAAAATCAAGCTTACAGCAATAA